The following coding sequences lie in one Vibrio splendidus genomic window:
- a CDS encoding putative bifunctional diguanylate cyclase/phosphodiesterase: MALFKKNIWSLYVLIVLLTLILFAVLGISKWQANRDDFTEQQHIQVELFSSSVSSLMTSQEALLEVVGHQLAQQSDFTRTASIQIRPILDKLLDTHPAIAAFGLLNPEGDYLAISSNLQLSDQHNLLNDSYTRDSFLEAMSSEKMVLGRTYFQDSLNSLVIPLRKSISIDGKHVDAVMTAGLRLDSTIVFESNAHAGSYNTLTLLRTDNYRQFFSSDIESLDAYLKPVANDLMKRITKNFLEQVNVSVKEAKTGKDTYSFSISDDTYHSLVSAKYIPDYKLWVVGRTDLSHVDVIFVKEFGILFVAFIFLQFGFYFLVKSIAKNEQHTRSQLIYQANHDPLTSLPNRLYMRRNIGKWIEDESESFSLLFIDIDNFKCVNDTHGHDFGDKVLKQIALRLMRFRSRVSLLVRESSDEFLFLTPLSNEVEIKRLAKRIIEVLSQPYEVESAQFLLGCSIGVARFPEHGKDLDSLLRSADISMYKAKQQQNSYSIFTTEMQDAHLYKMKVEQRLRIAIEKQTLFMVFQPLVRADESIHGVEALVRWIDDELGFVPPDVFIPVAENTGLMQKLGTFIIESSIMQIAHLHRTTEQKIGLSINISVRQFSHRSFSEHLFTTLERYQLSASCLTLEITESLFIEDLDIVKPIFEALHEKNIKISLDDFGTGYSSLSMLKALPIDELKIDKSFIENISVDQQSLTMVQNIIAIGKNFGMVVLAEGVESNEHFAILKACGCDLMQGYYFSRPIPYGELYEFLSPASVKEVELA, translated from the coding sequence ATGGCTCTATTTAAGAAAAATATCTGGTCGCTGTATGTTCTGATCGTACTGCTTACCCTGATACTTTTCGCTGTGTTGGGCATAAGTAAGTGGCAAGCAAACAGAGACGATTTCACTGAGCAACAGCACATTCAGGTAGAACTTTTTTCTAGCTCTGTTAGCTCGCTGATGACCAGCCAAGAAGCACTACTTGAAGTTGTTGGGCACCAGTTAGCCCAACAATCTGACTTTACTCGCACGGCTTCTATCCAGATTCGACCAATATTAGATAAGCTACTTGATACTCACCCCGCGATAGCCGCATTTGGGTTACTTAATCCTGAAGGTGATTACCTTGCAATTAGCTCGAACCTACAGCTATCCGATCAGCATAATTTGCTTAACGACTCATACACCAGAGATTCATTTCTCGAGGCCATGTCTAGCGAAAAAATGGTGTTGGGACGTACCTATTTCCAGGACTCACTTAACAGCCTAGTAATTCCGCTAAGAAAGTCGATTTCAATCGATGGCAAGCACGTCGATGCAGTCATGACTGCGGGTTTGCGTTTGGACAGTACGATCGTATTCGAAAGCAACGCACACGCAGGTAGCTACAACACGTTAACCCTGCTTAGAACAGACAACTATCGTCAGTTCTTTTCTAGCGACATCGAATCTCTTGACGCCTATTTGAAACCTGTTGCTAACGACCTGATGAAACGCATTACCAAAAATTTTTTAGAACAAGTGAATGTCAGTGTCAAAGAAGCAAAAACCGGTAAAGACACGTACTCTTTCAGTATCAGTGACGACACATACCACTCGCTCGTTAGCGCTAAATACATTCCAGACTACAAGCTTTGGGTGGTCGGCCGTACAGACCTATCGCACGTCGATGTCATATTCGTAAAAGAGTTTGGCATTCTTTTTGTTGCCTTTATTTTTCTTCAATTTGGTTTCTACTTTTTAGTAAAATCGATTGCCAAAAACGAACAACACACTCGAAGCCAACTCATCTACCAAGCGAATCATGACCCGTTAACCTCTCTACCCAACCGTTTATACATGCGTAGAAACATTGGTAAATGGATTGAAGATGAGTCAGAGTCGTTCTCACTATTGTTCATCGATATCGATAACTTCAAGTGCGTCAACGATACCCACGGACACGACTTCGGTGACAAGGTGCTCAAGCAAATCGCTTTACGTTTGATGAGATTCCGCTCTCGAGTCAGCCTTTTAGTGCGCGAATCCAGTGATGAGTTTTTATTCTTAACGCCTTTATCGAATGAAGTTGAAATTAAACGACTCGCCAAGCGGATTATTGAAGTGCTGTCTCAACCTTATGAAGTCGAAAGCGCGCAGTTCTTGTTAGGTTGCAGCATTGGCGTAGCACGTTTTCCTGAACACGGAAAAGATTTAGATAGCCTGTTACGCTCTGCCGACATTTCGATGTACAAAGCGAAGCAGCAGCAAAACTCGTACAGTATTTTTACAACAGAAATGCAAGACGCTCACCTCTACAAAATGAAAGTAGAACAGAGGCTACGTATCGCGATCGAAAAACAAACTCTGTTCATGGTTTTCCAACCACTGGTCCGTGCTGATGAAAGTATTCACGGTGTAGAAGCACTCGTTCGCTGGATTGATGACGAGCTGGGTTTCGTTCCACCAGATGTCTTTATACCGGTGGCTGAAAACACTGGCTTAATGCAAAAGCTCGGCACTTTTATTATTGAGTCCAGCATTATGCAGATCGCCCATTTGCACCGAACGACGGAACAAAAAATCGGGCTTTCGATCAACATATCTGTTCGACAGTTTTCTCACCGATCTTTCTCTGAGCATTTATTTACAACGCTGGAGAGGTATCAGCTCTCCGCAAGTTGTCTAACATTAGAGATCACTGAAAGCCTGTTCATTGAAGACTTAGACATAGTAAAACCTATTTTTGAGGCCTTACACGAAAAGAATATTAAAATATCTTTAGATGACTTCGGTACAGGCTATTCATCACTAAGCATGTTAAAAGCACTCCCTATCGATGAGCTTAAAATCGATAAGAGCTTTATTGAGAACATTTCAGTCGATCAACAGTCTCTTACCATGGTTCAAAACATCATCGCGATAGGTAAGAATTTCGGCATGGTGGTATTGGCTGAAGGCGTAGAATCGAACGAGCACTTCGCGATTCTAAAGGCATGTGGATGTGACTTAATGCAAGGCTATTACTTCTCTCGTCCTATTCCTTACGGTGAGTTGTACGAATTTTTATCTCCAGCCTCAGTCAAGGAAGTCGAACTGGCATAA
- a CDS encoding sulfurtransferase — MNQPLISPEQLQQRLLEKDNIILLDASIEFQIPSESEKIKGQMIPGAIRFDYDKDFCNKHTLLPHMFPTEKQFNIRAQEIGINQDSTIVVYDNAGTFASPRAWWMFMAMGHNNVYILDGGLPAWIEAGYATETDYRTEVKTGNFEGNIQDNYFVSAHQIESYSTNKSANIVDARSQARFDSEVPEPREGLRSGHIPNSVCLPFAQVLNDGKLRTQQELIEIFSTIEIAPSQPMFFSCGSGVTACIILLAAKLAGYTGEMGVYDGSWTEWGANEKLPIAITEK; from the coding sequence ATGAATCAGCCACTCATCTCACCAGAACAACTTCAACAACGTTTGCTAGAAAAAGACAACATCATCCTCCTCGACGCCAGTATCGAATTTCAGATTCCAAGTGAGTCAGAAAAGATCAAAGGACAAATGATTCCTGGCGCGATTCGTTTTGATTACGACAAAGACTTTTGTAATAAGCACACTCTGCTTCCTCACATGTTCCCGACAGAAAAACAATTCAACATACGTGCACAAGAAATTGGCATCAATCAAGACAGTACGATCGTGGTTTACGATAACGCCGGAACCTTCGCTTCGCCCCGTGCGTGGTGGATGTTTATGGCAATGGGACACAACAACGTATACATCTTAGATGGTGGTTTACCAGCGTGGATCGAAGCCGGTTACGCGACAGAGACTGACTATCGAACCGAAGTGAAAACGGGCAACTTTGAAGGCAATATTCAAGACAACTATTTTGTAAGTGCTCATCAGATTGAAAGTTACTCAACTAACAAGAGCGCAAACATTGTCGATGCGCGTTCTCAAGCTCGCTTCGATTCAGAAGTTCCTGAACCACGTGAAGGTTTACGCAGTGGCCACATCCCAAACTCAGTTTGCTTACCGTTCGCTCAGGTATTAAATGATGGCAAATTAAGAACTCAACAAGAGTTAATTGAGATATTTTCCACCATAGAGATCGCCCCTTCTCAACCTATGTTCTTTAGCTGTGGCTCTGGAGTAACAGCCTGCATCATATTATTGGCCGCGAAACTCGCTGGCTATACAGGTGAAATGGGCGTTTACGATGGCTCATGGACTGAGTGGGGCGCTAACGAGAAGCTACCTATCGCCATAACTGAAAAGTAA
- a CDS encoding LruC domain-containing protein: MRITTLSLLLSAPLVANAAPFDTCPSKAYLFQSTPVQVWGVNLVTGSTTLLEDDTGMSANINGVGFDFQDRYIYGYDTTNKRLVRLGQDFQAEVINASGLPTDHTFYVGDVYDHVYYLYRTGKGLFTVDLSPLDSDPNATVTVNKIAGSPATVRLTDFAFHPSDGSLYGIDNNSGGLYSFNPTTGAETYIGDTGETGTFGAGYFDVNGYYYVSRNQDGKIYRINLSPDNAANIAAGIVPAVEFVSNGPASGQNDGARCANAPVVDEDSNIDFGDAPDSYLTLLASNGPRHELDGITWLGTTPPDADLDGYVTPQSDETVGVDDEWANGGIGFVTALEAGLDSKVVIEASTTGYLSAWIDWNQDGSFDGANEQVFTDYALDAGENALFLNVDINALTGTTWARFRFSQQTNLSYFGGSTSGEVVDIQVDVLNDGATARYFPSASGYATLAYEDNWPYKADYDMNDAVLMYRITEILKDGKVVKSTIDGRLAAVGASYRNGFAVRLPNLDPSLVSSGNSYMKHNGVFTDLDLEDGRSEAIFVIANDLTEKISTGCTFYRTSNGCKEDEQFSFQIGITLAGDGVSTGSWTDMPYDPFIFATPGYYHGENLPLHPGRSWEVHLPDQAPTEAFDTANLFEAGLGVDDSNPSTGKYFKTAENHPWALIITSTDEWEWPLEYVDIVTAYPEFIQYAESGGDTNQTWYESPADNQCYVP, from the coding sequence ATGAGAATTACAACGTTAAGTTTGCTATTAAGCGCGCCATTGGTCGCCAACGCAGCGCCCTTCGATACATGCCCTAGTAAGGCTTACCTCTTTCAATCGACCCCAGTGCAAGTTTGGGGGGTTAACCTAGTTACCGGCTCAACAACTCTGCTGGAAGACGACACGGGAATGAGCGCTAACATCAATGGTGTCGGTTTCGACTTTCAAGACAGATATATCTATGGCTATGACACAACCAACAAACGCTTAGTGCGCCTTGGACAGGATTTCCAAGCCGAAGTAATTAACGCTAGCGGCTTACCAACCGACCATACCTTCTATGTAGGCGATGTCTACGACCATGTTTACTACCTCTACCGCACCGGTAAGGGGCTGTTCACTGTTGATCTATCCCCTCTCGATTCAGATCCTAATGCAACTGTTACGGTCAACAAAATCGCAGGAAGCCCAGCAACTGTAAGATTGACTGATTTTGCCTTCCACCCAAGTGATGGCTCTTTATATGGTATCGACAATAACTCTGGTGGTTTGTACAGCTTCAATCCTACAACGGGTGCAGAAACCTACATCGGTGATACTGGAGAAACTGGCACATTCGGCGCAGGTTATTTCGATGTAAACGGCTACTACTACGTATCTCGAAATCAAGACGGTAAAATATACCGTATCAACTTATCTCCAGACAACGCGGCCAACATCGCAGCTGGGATTGTTCCTGCCGTTGAGTTTGTATCGAATGGCCCAGCTTCTGGCCAAAACGATGGTGCTCGCTGTGCTAATGCCCCAGTTGTTGATGAAGATTCAAATATCGACTTCGGTGACGCGCCAGATAGCTACCTGACTCTTCTAGCAAGTAATGGCCCTCGACATGAACTTGATGGCATCACATGGTTAGGTACAACACCTCCAGATGCGGATTTGGATGGTTATGTCACACCACAATCAGACGAAACCGTTGGAGTGGATGATGAATGGGCAAACGGAGGTATCGGTTTTGTTACCGCGCTTGAAGCCGGACTTGATTCAAAAGTTGTGATTGAAGCTTCAACGACCGGTTACCTTTCAGCTTGGATCGACTGGAACCAAGATGGCAGCTTCGATGGCGCCAACGAGCAGGTGTTTACAGATTACGCGCTCGATGCTGGTGAAAACGCACTGTTCCTTAATGTTGATATTAACGCACTGACTGGTACGACGTGGGCTCGATTTAGATTCAGCCAACAAACCAACCTAAGTTACTTTGGCGGTTCAACCTCTGGTGAGGTGGTCGATATTCAAGTCGATGTCCTTAACGATGGTGCCACCGCTCGTTACTTCCCAAGTGCTTCTGGCTACGCAACGCTCGCGTACGAAGATAACTGGCCATATAAAGCAGATTACGACATGAACGATGCTGTTCTTATGTATCGTATTACCGAGATCCTTAAAGATGGAAAAGTCGTCAAATCCACTATCGACGGACGGTTAGCTGCTGTCGGGGCATCGTACAGAAATGGTTTTGCTGTTCGACTTCCTAACTTAGACCCGAGCTTAGTAAGTAGTGGTAACTCTTACATGAAACACAACGGTGTATTCACTGACCTCGACTTAGAAGATGGACGTAGCGAAGCAATATTTGTAATCGCCAATGACCTGACAGAAAAAATCAGCACTGGCTGTACCTTCTACCGCACCAGTAATGGATGTAAAGAGGATGAGCAGTTCTCATTCCAAATTGGTATTACTTTAGCCGGTGACGGTGTGAGTACTGGCAGTTGGACCGATATGCCTTACGACCCGTTCATTTTTGCAACGCCTGGGTATTATCACGGTGAAAACCTACCTCTACATCCAGGGCGCAGCTGGGAGGTTCACTTGCCAGACCAAGCTCCAACCGAAGCCTTTGATACGGCTAATCTCTTTGAGGCAGGATTAGGTGTCGATGACAGTAACCCATCAACAGGTAAATATTTCAAAACAGCAGAGAATCACCCTTGGGCACTCATCATTACGTCAACCGATGAGTGGGAGTGGCCGCTAGAGTATGTGGATATTGTTACCGCTTACCCTGAGTTCATACAATACGCTGAGTCCGGTGGTGACACGAACCAAACATGGTATGAATCACCTGCAGACAACCAATGCTACGTGCCATAA
- the moeB gene encoding molybdopterin-synthase adenylyltransferase MoeB codes for MEILSDAEMLRYNRQIILKQFDFEGQEALKQSSILVLGAGGLGCASAQYLATAGVGKLTLIDDDVVELSNLQRQVLHTDADIGKKKVDSAAESLQALNPHLTIETVDHRLDDQALGKLIETHSLVLDASDNVETRNQLNRLCHASKTPLVSGAAIRMEGQISVFTYQDADAPCYQCLSALFGNAALSCVEAGVMAPVVGMVGAAQALEAIKVIAKFGQPKQGKLLILDAMSHSWREMNLMKMPNCSVCG; via the coding sequence ATGGAAATACTGTCTGACGCAGAGATGCTTCGCTACAACCGTCAAATCATCCTTAAACAGTTTGATTTTGAAGGCCAAGAAGCGCTAAAGCAGAGCTCAATCTTAGTATTAGGGGCTGGAGGCTTAGGTTGTGCCTCTGCTCAATACCTTGCGACTGCGGGTGTTGGTAAGCTGACACTGATCGACGATGATGTTGTTGAGCTTTCAAACCTGCAGCGACAGGTGCTTCACACCGATGCAGATATTGGTAAAAAGAAGGTGGATTCAGCCGCTGAATCGTTACAGGCACTGAACCCTCACCTGACGATTGAAACTGTTGACCACAGGCTTGATGACCAAGCACTTGGCAAGTTGATTGAAACACACTCGCTTGTTCTTGATGCCAGTGACAACGTTGAAACGCGCAATCAACTCAACCGCTTGTGTCACGCCTCTAAAACGCCACTCGTATCAGGTGCTGCGATTCGAATGGAAGGTCAGATTAGTGTGTTCACGTATCAAGACGCAGATGCACCGTGTTACCAGTGTTTGAGCGCCCTATTTGGCAACGCTGCACTAAGCTGTGTTGAAGCTGGTGTGATGGCGCCTGTTGTTGGTATGGTGGGCGCGGCTCAAGCTTTGGAAGCTATCAAGGTTATTGCTAAGTTTGGACAACCAAAACAAGGCAAGCTTTTAATTCTCGATGCCATGTCTCATAGCTGGCGTGAAATGAATTTAATGAAGATGCCTAATTGTTCGGTGTGTGGATAA
- the moeA gene encoding molybdopterin molybdotransferase MoeA has protein sequence MGCCDAPGLMPIEEALDKLLSPIKPIQTTLSLPLAEALGYVLAEDILSPIFVPPFDNSAMDGYALRLADLENGKVLPLAGKSFAGQPFEGEWPSNTCIRIMTGAKIPEGCDAVIMQENTAETEAGIEIQQDNIKLNNNIRPTGDDIKQGDIVLSRGERLTPRDIPMIASLGVSHVTVLHKPKVAFFSTGDELKPLGQPLEDGQIYDSNRYGIKPLIEAFGCEAIDLGIIPDCPATLKETFERAQQIADVVVTSGGVSVGEADYTKDILEEIGQIGFWKLAIKPGKPFAFGELDNAWFCGLPGNPVSAMMTMYVLVQPMLAKLSGHTAWTAPESIPAITKSAFKKGPGRTDYQRGIYSIENGQFVVETTGNQSSGAFRSMSLANCFVVLERERGRVAVGETVQIQLFNSTLY, from the coding sequence ATGGGCTGTTGCGACGCTCCGGGCTTAATGCCAATTGAAGAAGCACTAGATAAGCTGCTATCACCAATTAAACCAATCCAAACGACTTTATCTCTACCTCTTGCTGAAGCATTAGGTTATGTCCTTGCTGAAGATATTCTTTCCCCTATTTTCGTCCCTCCTTTTGATAACTCAGCAATGGATGGCTATGCATTGCGCTTAGCAGATCTAGAAAACGGTAAAGTACTACCATTAGCAGGCAAATCTTTTGCAGGCCAACCGTTCGAAGGTGAATGGCCAAGCAATACCTGTATTCGCATTATGACTGGCGCAAAGATCCCTGAAGGTTGTGACGCCGTTATCATGCAAGAAAATACGGCCGAAACTGAGGCTGGTATTGAGATTCAACAAGACAACATCAAGCTGAACAATAACATTCGCCCTACTGGTGACGACATCAAACAAGGCGATATCGTTCTTAGCCGCGGTGAGCGTTTAACACCTCGTGACATTCCAATGATTGCTTCATTGGGTGTGAGCCACGTGACAGTGTTACATAAGCCTAAAGTCGCTTTCTTCTCTACTGGCGATGAGCTAAAGCCATTAGGTCAACCTCTTGAAGACGGTCAGATCTACGACAGTAACCGTTACGGTATTAAACCATTAATCGAAGCCTTTGGTTGTGAAGCTATCGACTTGGGTATCATCCCAGATTGTCCTGCGACGCTTAAAGAAACCTTCGAAAGAGCACAGCAAATAGCAGACGTGGTTGTGACTTCTGGTGGCGTGAGTGTTGGTGAGGCGGATTACACCAAAGACATTTTGGAAGAGATCGGCCAAATCGGCTTCTGGAAACTGGCAATCAAACCGGGCAAACCGTTCGCATTCGGTGAATTAGATAACGCGTGGTTCTGTGGCTTACCGGGTAACCCAGTGTCGGCAATGATGACCATGTATGTTTTGGTTCAACCTATGCTGGCTAAGCTTTCAGGTCACACCGCATGGACGGCACCAGAGTCGATCCCTGCTATTACTAAATCTGCATTCAAAAAAGGCCCAGGCCGTACTGATTACCAACGTGGTATTTACTCGATTGAAAACGGTCAATTTGTTGTAGAAACAACAGGCAACCAAAGTTCAGGCGCTTTCCGCTCAATGAGCTTAGCAAACTGCTTTGTGGTTCTAGAGCGTGAACGTGGCCGTGTTGCAGTCGGTGAAACGGTTCAGATCCAACTGTTTAACTCGACGCTTTACTAA
- the folE gene encoding GTP cyclohydrolase I FolE, whose product MSGLSESAKLVKDALASRGLETPMRPNQVSREEKKERIEHHMREILTLLELDLADDSLEETPQRIAKMYVDEIFSGLDYANFPKITVIENKMGVREMVRVKDITVTSTCEHHLVTIDGKTAVAYIPQGKIIGLSKINRIVRFFAQRPQVQERMTQQILVALQTLLETDDVAVTMDAVHYCVKSRGVMDATSETTTTALGGIFRSNPATRHEFLHGLR is encoded by the coding sequence ATGTCAGGTCTTAGCGAATCAGCGAAGTTGGTTAAAGATGCGCTAGCAAGCCGCGGATTAGAGACACCAATGCGTCCTAACCAGGTTAGCCGAGAAGAGAAAAAGGAACGAATCGAACACCATATGCGTGAGATTCTCACTCTCCTTGAACTTGATCTTGCAGATGACAGTCTGGAAGAAACACCACAACGTATTGCGAAAATGTATGTGGATGAGATTTTCTCTGGTTTGGATTACGCCAATTTCCCTAAAATCACCGTGATCGAAAACAAGATGGGTGTTCGTGAGATGGTACGAGTAAAAGACATTACCGTAACCAGCACATGTGAGCATCACTTAGTCACCATTGATGGTAAAACCGCAGTAGCTTACATTCCTCAAGGTAAGATCATTGGTCTTTCGAAGATCAACCGAATCGTTCGTTTCTTTGCTCAGCGTCCACAAGTTCAAGAGCGCATGACACAGCAAATCCTTGTAGCATTGCAAACGCTACTAGAAACGGATGATGTTGCTGTAACCATGGATGCGGTTCACTACTGCGTTAAATCTCGCGGTGTAATGGACGCTACTAGTGAAACGACGACAACCGCATTGGGTGGTATCTTCAGATCAAATCCAGCAACGCGCCACGAGTTCTTACACGGCCTGCGTTAG
- a CDS encoding C69 family dipeptidase yields the protein MKIWSVSFLATAVAVALSSNAIACTGLIVGKGASSDGSIMIARNEDFGINNWNKYLKYRPAQDNQEGDWQLGNGLIVPMPKHFFAYSAIPDWDADTVNRDGKFYEERGINEHNVAISATTSAEINDKVAKIDPLIDNGVIEAIIPTLILPQAENAKQAVELLGHYIETYGAGEGNSLYIADTNEAWLFEIGSGHHWIAVKVPDDSYAMIANGLRVHDVNLANKEVLHSKDIFEFVEQHKLLDNADKKSFNFAKAFGVIGDEYNIDREWLGQKMLTPSLHQQSRMTQYPLFMKPDTKISVEDVAEVLSATYKDTILEGKSKRPIRVERQLESHIIQLRPEMPEELQGIIWQSFGVLPESVLVPLYSTLQDYPKAYQVGDDNYSDDSAYWQFRSLTALASANPDKYLPVLKATWDKEETQLYKQVAHLDKTLTDMYKVDKQAALNMAADYSYGQLMRTLDMATELRYKMITDLTKSTEKKYSEEEFKKIVNL from the coding sequence ATGAAAATATGGTCTGTATCCTTTCTTGCAACTGCAGTAGCTGTCGCTCTAAGCAGTAATGCGATAGCTTGTACTGGGCTTATTGTTGGTAAAGGAGCCTCGAGCGACGGTAGCATTATGATTGCTCGTAATGAAGATTTTGGCATTAACAACTGGAACAAATACCTAAAGTATCGACCTGCGCAAGATAACCAAGAAGGTGACTGGCAGTTAGGTAACGGATTAATTGTTCCAATGCCAAAGCACTTCTTTGCTTACTCAGCGATACCAGACTGGGATGCGGATACCGTTAATCGCGATGGAAAGTTCTATGAAGAACGTGGGATTAATGAACACAACGTTGCCATTTCAGCAACAACCAGCGCAGAAATAAACGACAAAGTCGCCAAAATAGATCCTTTAATCGATAATGGCGTAATCGAAGCCATTATACCTACGCTAATCCTTCCTCAGGCAGAAAACGCAAAACAAGCCGTAGAGTTACTCGGTCATTACATCGAAACCTATGGTGCTGGCGAAGGTAACAGTCTCTATATTGCAGACACCAATGAGGCGTGGTTATTTGAAATTGGTTCAGGTCACCATTGGATTGCTGTAAAAGTGCCAGATGACAGTTACGCCATGATTGCAAATGGCTTGCGTGTACATGATGTAAACTTGGCAAACAAAGAAGTACTGCATTCAAAAGATATATTCGAGTTTGTAGAACAACACAAACTGCTTGATAACGCAGATAAAAAATCTTTCAATTTTGCTAAAGCATTCGGAGTTATTGGTGATGAGTATAATATCGATCGTGAATGGTTAGGCCAAAAAATGCTTACACCTTCGCTGCATCAACAAAGTCGCATGACGCAATACCCTTTGTTTATGAAGCCAGATACAAAAATCTCAGTTGAAGATGTGGCAGAAGTACTTAGCGCGACTTATAAAGATACGATTTTGGAAGGAAAATCGAAACGACCAATTAGAGTTGAGCGTCAACTAGAGTCGCATATTATTCAGCTTCGCCCTGAGATGCCAGAAGAGCTTCAAGGTATTATTTGGCAAAGCTTCGGCGTGTTACCAGAATCTGTTTTAGTGCCGTTATACTCAACCCTACAAGATTACCCCAAAGCGTACCAAGTAGGCGATGATAACTACAGCGATGACTCTGCTTATTGGCAGTTCCGTAGCTTAACCGCCCTCGCTTCTGCAAACCCAGACAAGTATTTACCAGTACTAAAAGCAACTTGGGACAAAGAAGAAACTCAACTATACAAGCAGGTCGCACACTTAGATAAAACGTTAACAGACATGTATAAAGTAGATAAACAAGCGGCTCTGAACATGGCTGCCGACTACTCATACGGACAGCTTATGCGTACATTGGATATGGCAACTGAGCTTAGATACAAAATGATTACAGATTTGACTAAAAGCACAGAGAAGAAATACTCAGAGGAAGAATTTAAGAAAATAGTCAATCTGTAG
- a CDS encoding YaeQ family protein, producing the protein MALKPTIYKFRISLTDMNRDYYDSFNLTVAQHPSETEQRMMARIIAFCINASPELEFTKGLSSIEEPDLWQKSLDDQILEWIDVGEPDPERVKKATRLSKSVSVFSFNTKSNVWWEQNKGKFGYLKAQIVRLDNDGIEQLAAMTQRTMDLSVMLSGNSAFVNSDTQSAEVTWEELQSND; encoded by the coding sequence ATGGCCCTCAAACCGACAATCTATAAGTTTCGTATCTCTTTAACCGATATGAATCGCGACTATTACGACTCTTTTAATCTAACGGTTGCACAACACCCTTCTGAAACAGAACAGCGCATGATGGCTCGTATTATTGCTTTCTGTATCAATGCATCTCCTGAACTTGAGTTCACTAAAGGGTTGTCTAGCATTGAAGAACCCGATTTATGGCAGAAGTCGTTAGATGACCAAATCTTAGAGTGGATTGATGTTGGCGAACCCGATCCAGAACGCGTTAAGAAAGCGACTCGCTTATCTAAGTCTGTGAGCGTGTTCAGCTTCAACACTAAATCGAATGTTTGGTGGGAACAGAACAAAGGTAAATTCGGTTACCTGAAAGCTCAGATCGTTCGTCTAGACAACGATGGTATTGAGCAGCTAGCGGCGATGACACAACGTACGATGGATCTTTCAGTGATGCTGTCGGGTAACTCTGCGTTCGTAAACAGCGACACTCAATCTGCAGAAGTAACGTGGGAAGAGCTACAGAGTAATGACTGA